In Primulina huaijiensis isolate GDHJ02 chromosome 4, ASM1229523v2, whole genome shotgun sequence, a genomic segment contains:
- the LOC140975480 gene encoding uncharacterized protein: MGFFCFCVMIFFFSIFSSFSTPVLGDDTSDSFWLLRIKSEFVDSLGVLDNWIQETSMCSWNGVTCTEDQNNVLSLNLSHSGLKGSISQEFSKLNFLEDLDLSANSLTGPIPSGIGNLQNLRELKLFSNSLTDSIPEEIGLLKKLQVLRIGDNFLTGQVVPSMGNLTELQVLGLAYCQFNGSIPKEFRKLKNLKFLDLQKNSIGGVIPEEIGECIELQNFAASNNRIEGVIPGSISNLASLQILNLGNNSLSGHIPVDLSRLSNLKYLNLQGNGLGGEIPAELNRLVQLQTLDLSYNNLSGIIPLLNSELKSLEVLVLSHNLLTGTILDNFCSKNSVLSKVFLDQNELSGNFPLEILNCSSIQQLELSGNNFGGPLPSDLGKLGGLTDLLLNNNSFTGALPPEIGNLSDLESLILFGNKLRDGIPAEIGKLEKLRVLYLYDNQMSGDIPRELTNCMSLTEIDFFGNHFSGTIPPTIGKLKNLVILQLRQNELAGSIPSSLGYCRKLQRLALADNKLSGPLPSTFGMLSELFLVTLYNNSLSGQLPESLFNLKKLKIINFSNNRFSGSISPLTGSNSLTALDLTSNSFSDRIPPELAMSKNLIRIRLANNFLVGNIPTVFGQLKQLRFLDLSFNNLTGDLDETGLLNLRNLGHLLLNDNQFSGMIPKWLGSIQELGELDLSSNNFNGTVPPEIGNCSRLLKLSLHSNRLSGSIPSEIGNLDLLNVLNLRKNELSGSIPPTIQRCKKLYELRLSENKLTGPIPPEIGTLSELQVILDLSFNQLSGEIPSSIGDLVKLERLNLSSNQLEGTIPSFLRKLSSLHRLNLSNNHLHGQLPSTFSGFPLSSFQGNKKLCGPPLVPCSESSLHERKWLSESQVAGIIVAIVFTSTLICLFFIYIMLRIWWNWRNNVMVSCSENGGFDYKKEDEEWVYGEEIIKSSDHQFWNSNNIALVPAQPKQISEETCIFQFKLSSSSSMNPSA, from the coding sequence ATGGGATTCTTCTGTTTTTGtgtgatgatattttttttctctatctttTCATCATTTTCTACTCCAGTTCTCGGAGATGATACCTCTGATTCCTTCTGGCTCCTTAGAATAAAATCAGAATTTGTTGATTCCTTGGGAGTTCTTGACAACTGGATTCAAGAGACTAGCATGTGTTCTTGGAATGGAGTCACGTGTACAGAGGATCAAAACAACGTTTTGTCTCTAAATCTGTCCCATTCCGGGCTAAAAGGCTCCATATCTCAAGAATTCTCAAAGCTCAATTTTCTTGAGGATTTGGACTTGTCGGCAAACTCTCTCACAGGTCCTATTCCTTCTGGTATTGGGAATCTTCAAAACTTGAGGGAATTGAAGCTTTTCTCGAACTCTCTCACCGATTCGATCCCTGAAGAGATTGGCCTCTTGAAGAAGCTCCAAGTTCTTCGAATAGGAGACAATTTTCTGACCGGCCAAGTGGTACCGAGCATGGGTAACTTGACAGAGTTGCAGGTGTTGGGCCTTGCTTATTGCCAGTTCAATGGAAGTATACCCAAAGAATTTAGGAAGTTGAAGAATCTCAAGTTTCTTGATTTGCAGAAGAATAGCATTGGTGGAGTTATACCAGAAGAGATTGGTGAATGCATTGAGTTGCAGAATTTCGCTGCATCGAACAATAGGATTGAAGGGGTGATTCCCGGTTCAATTTCCAATCTTGCATCTCTTCAAATCTTAAACTTGGGAAACAACAGCCTTTCTGGACATATCCCAGTTGATTTGAGCCGGCTTTCGAATTTGAAGTACTTGAATTTGCAAGGAAATGGACTAGGAGGTGAAATACCAGCGGAGCTCAACAGATTGGTTCAGTTACAGACACTGGACTTATCCTATAACAACCTATCAGGGATCATTCCTCTACTTAACTCTGAGTTAAAGAGCCTTGAAGTTCTAGTTCTGTCTCACAACCTCTTAACAGGCACCATCCTGGACAATTTTTGCTCCAAGAACTCAGTTTTAAGTAAGGTTTTTCTTGATCAAAACGAGCTATCAGGGAACTTTCCATTGGAGATCCTGAATTGTTCATCCATTCAACAGTTAGAGCTCTCTGGAAACAACTTTGGCGGGCCACTACCGTCGGATCTTGGCAAGCTTGGTGGCCTTACCGATCTTTTGCTCAACAACAATAGTTTCACGGGAGCTCTACCTCCTGAGATAGGGAATTTGAGCGACTTGGAAAGTTTGATCCTCTTTGGTAACAAGCTCAGAGATGGGATTCCAGCAGAAATTGGAAAACTGGAGAAACTGCGCGTTTTGTACCTTTATGATAACCAAATGTCAGGAGACATTCCAAGAGAGCTAACAAATTGCATGAGCTTAACTGAGATCGATTTCTTTGGAAACCATTTTTCGGGAACCATCCCTCCAACAATTGGGAAGCTTAAGAATCTTGTTATCCTTCAGCTGAGGCAGAATGAATTGGCCGGTTCTATTCCATCGAGTTTGGGTTACTGCAGAAAGCTTCAAAGGCTTGCTTTAGCTGATAACAAGCTCTCGGGACCGCTTCCATCGACTTTTGGGATGCTTTCTGAGCTGTTTCTTGTTACTCTTTACAACAATTCACTATCTGGTCAACTTCCTGAATCACTCTTCAATCTCAAAAAGCTTAAAATCATCAACTTTTCGAATAACCGGTTTAGTGGAAGCATTTCTCCTCTTACCGGTTCAAATTCTTTAACCGCTCTAGACTTAACAAGCAATAGTTTCTCAGACAGGATTCCTCCAGAACTAGCCATGTCTAAGAACCTGATTCGCATTCGCCTAGCAAACAATTTTCTTGTTGGTAATATCCCTACTGTGTTTGGCCAGCTTAAACAGCTTCGTTTTCTTGACCTATCGTTCAACAATCTAACCGGTGATCTTGATGAAACCGGGCTTTTAAACTTGAGGAACCTTGGCCATCTTCTCCTCAATGATAACCAATTTTCTGGGATGATTCCTAAATGGTTGGGAAGCATTCAAGAACTAGGAGAACTTGATCTTTCATCTAATAACTTCAATGGTACAGTGCCACCTGAAATTGGAAACTGCTCCAGATTGCTAAAACTTTCTTTACATAGCAACAGATTATCAGGTTCCATCCCCTCAGAGATTGGAAACTTAGACCTTTTAAACGTCCTGAATCTCAGAAAAAATGAGCTATCCGGTTCAATCCCTCCAACAATCCAGCGGTGCAAGAAACTATACGAGCTCAGGCTCTCAGAAAACAAGCTAACCGGTCCCATACCTCCCGAGATAGGCACGTTAAGCGAGTTACAAGTCATTTTAGACCTGAGTTTCAACCAACTTTCAGGTGAAATTCCTTCATCCATTGGAGATCTAGTGAAGCTAGAGAGATTGAATCTTTCTTCCAATCAACTCGAAGGGACAATCCCATCTTTCCTCAGAAAGTTATCGAGTCTCCACAGACTTAACCTGTCAAACAATCATCTCCATGGCCAGCTTCCTTCAACCTTTTCAGGATTCCCACTCAGTTCTTTCCAAGGCAATAAGAAACTATGCGGCCCACCATTAGTACCTTGTTCGGAATCGTCGCTACATGAGAGAAAGTGGCTATCAGAATCTCAGGTAGCAGGTATCATAGTGGCCATCGTGTTCACTTCCACTCTAATATGTCTCTTCTTCATATATATCATGCTCAGAATCTGGTGGAACTGGAGAAACAACGTCATGGTTTCTTGCTCCGAAAACGGTGGTTTCGATTACAAAAAAGAAGACGAAGAATGGGTTTATGGAGAAGAGATCATCAAGAGTAGTGATCATCAGTTTTGGAACTCAAACAATATAGCATTGGTGCCGGCACAACCCAAGCAAATCTCCGAAGAAACCTGCATTTTTCAGTTCAAGTTGAGTTCGAGTAGCTCTATGAATCCTTCGGCTTGA